One stretch of Methanococcus voltae DNA includes these proteins:
- a CDS encoding DNA topoisomerase VI subunit B, with amino-acid sequence MADEVNLFDEFKEHSISEFFRKNKHMLGYSGKLRSMTTIIHELVTNSMDACEEAEILPDINVTIERLGNEYYRLIVEDNGSGIPPKYVPKVFGKMLAGSKLHRQIQSRGQQGIGAAGVLLFSQMTTGKPLKITTSTGDGIIHEMEIQMSISKNEGDVVSHKTREGMYRGTKVDGEFKDVTYSRREQGPFEYLRRISLSTPHSKITLKDPEEEVLFDRTVYQVPEKPEEMKPHPHGITTDEMLHIARETESSRLSSMLSSELSRVTTKRVKELELYILRDKLLEQYRDSFFWDTVIECYLNADFKYYFDKFGKYLDKKEIEEVNNLILGLPEGLSELKQYYLKYIITDYLFGKLDEEEIKEIRNQFKKKPENFVEYVSKQYLNASQMDDFRKKIRYITKRPESFVNSLVEFSMVSDEELEKYKKGIKKLLKSDPKKIDWKEAELLVSVLQDMDFMAPSTIGLRPIGDENILKSLETLEPSFLKTLTRKPKTYKGGIPFAVEVGIAYGGNSGRLGESGRKMEIMRNSNHVPLLFDTTGCGLTNAVKSVNWRRYGLRSDEDAPITIFVNLISTHIPYTSAGKQAISTGTEDNEEIFNEIRQALMICGRDLNNYISRIRKAKEEEQKRKYVMKYAMVFAEGLSSITQKPKDEIEENIIYLLR; translated from the coding sequence ATGGCTGATGAAGTCAATTTATTCGATGAGTTTAAAGAACACTCAATATCCGAATTTTTTAGAAAAAACAAGCACATGTTAGGTTACAGTGGTAAATTAAGAAGTATGACCACCATCATACACGAATTGGTAACAAACAGCATGGATGCTTGCGAAGAAGCTGAAATATTGCCTGACATAAATGTAACAATCGAAAGATTGGGCAATGAATATTACAGGCTTATTGTAGAGGATAACGGTTCCGGTATACCTCCTAAATACGTACCAAAAGTATTTGGTAAGATGCTAGCAGGTTCAAAATTACACAGGCAAATCCAATCAAGAGGACAACAAGGTATTGGTGCAGCAGGTGTATTGTTATTTTCACAAATGACCACAGGAAAACCTTTAAAAATTACAACTTCAACCGGCGATGGTATTATCCACGAAATGGAGATACAAATGAGTATCTCTAAGAACGAAGGGGATGTAGTAAGCCACAAAACACGTGAAGGAATGTACAGGGGTACAAAGGTAGATGGTGAATTTAAAGACGTAACCTACAGTAGAAGAGAGCAAGGACCTTTCGAATACCTTAGGAGAATTAGTTTATCAACACCACACTCTAAAATAACTTTAAAAGACCCTGAAGAAGAAGTTTTATTTGATAGAACCGTTTATCAGGTTCCTGAAAAGCCAGAAGAAATGAAACCACACCCTCACGGTATAACAACCGATGAAATGTTACACATTGCAAGAGAAACAGAAAGTTCAAGACTTTCAAGTATGTTAAGCTCTGAATTATCAAGAGTAACTACTAAAAGAGTTAAAGAATTGGAATTATACATTTTAAGGGATAAATTATTGGAACAGTACAGAGATAGCTTTTTCTGGGACACCGTTATCGAATGTTATTTAAACGCTGATTTCAAGTACTACTTTGATAAATTTGGTAAATACTTGGATAAAAAAGAAATTGAAGAAGTAAACAATTTAATTTTGGGATTGCCTGAAGGTTTATCCGAATTAAAACAATACTACTTAAAATATATAATTACTGATTATTTATTCGGTAAATTGGATGAAGAAGAAATTAAAGAAATTAGAAACCAATTTAAAAAGAAACCAGAGAATTTTGTGGAATATGTAAGCAAACAGTACTTAAATGCTTCACAAATGGATGATTTCAGGAAAAAAATAAGATATATTACAAAAAGACCGGAAAGCTTTGTCAACTCATTGGTTGAATTTTCAATGGTTTCAGATGAAGAATTGGAAAAATACAAGAAAGGAATTAAGAAATTATTAAAAAGTGACCCTAAAAAAATTGATTGGAAAGAAGCTGAATTATTGGTTTCAGTTCTCCAAGATATGGACTTTATGGCACCATCTACAATAGGTTTAAGACCTATTGGTGACGAAAACATATTAAAGTCACTCGAAACACTTGAACCATCATTCTTAAAGACTTTAACAAGAAAACCTAAAACCTATAAAGGGGGAATTCCTTTCGCGGTTGAAGTTGGTATTGCATACGGCGGTAATTCAGGAAGACTTGGAGAAAGCGGTAGAAAAATGGAAATTATGAGAAATTCAAACCACGTACCGTTATTATTCGATACAACAGGTTGTGGTTTAACAAATGCTGTTAAAAGTGTTAATTGGAGAAGATATGGTTTAAGAAGCGACGAAGACGCACCAATAACCATATTTGTTAACTTAATCTCAACACACATACCATATACTTCAGCAGGTAAGCAAGCAATTTCAACTGGTACTGAGGATAATGAAGAGATATTTAACGAAATAAGACAAGCTTTAATGATTTGTGGTAGAGATTTAAACAACTACATTTCAAGAATCAGAAAAGCTAAAGAAGAAGAACAAAAGAGAAAATACGTTATGAAATATGCAATGGTATTCGCAGAAGGTTTATCAAGCATAACGCAGAAACCTAAAGATGAAATTGAGGAAAATATCATCTATTTGCTTAGATAA
- a CDS encoding translation initiation factor IF-5A, with protein sequence MAGTKPSELGALKEGQYVVIDGVACRVVGTAHSKPGKHGGAKVRLTAMGIFEPTKKEHVGPASSRIDVPLIDKRKGQILALVGEDQVQLMDLETYETLELDMPSDVPGIESGVEVEYFEAMGRYKITRVISK encoded by the coding sequence ATGGCTGGAACAAAACCATCTGAATTGGGAGCATTGAAAGAAGGACAATACGTAGTTATTGACGGTGTAGCATGTAGAGTTGTAGGTACTGCTCACTCAAAACCTGGTAAACACGGTGGTGCAAAAGTAAGATTAACCGCTATGGGTATCTTTGAACCTACCAAAAAAGAACACGTTGGACCTGCAAGCTCAAGAATCGACGTACCACTTATTGACAAAAGAAAAGGACAAATTTTAGCACTCGTTGGAGAAGACCAAGTTCAATTAATGGACTTAGAAACATACGAAACATTAGAATTAGACATGCCTTCAGATGTTCCAGGTATTGAAAGCGGTGTAGAAGTAGAATACTTCGAAGCTATGGGTAGATACAAAATCACAAGAGTTATCAGCAAATAA
- a CDS encoding CBS domain-containing protein, with product MKITSVINPEKQIIKLFPTTSIIDALTIMNNKNIRRVTVVDAGTNRLVGVLTNTDIVNLFGGGSKYNLVKSKHNGNFYAMINEPIKEIMTEDPISVKETALTKELVSLFVERYGGLPIVTKEDILITLVTERDLLLKLKDKLDKNLKIKDCMTENPVLASLGQTLGDVAKVMLRNGFRRLPVASEGNLKGIITSTDFIKLIGSDWAFEKLKTGNIEEITDTRISELMNKDVKTLNPENSIMEAVDLILNNNFGAIPIVDSENPEKIVGIITEKDILSCFCK from the coding sequence TTGAAAATAACTTCCGTAATTAACCCTGAAAAACAAATAATTAAATTATTCCCTACCACATCTATAATAGACGCATTGACCATCATGAATAATAAAAATATAAGAAGAGTAACGGTTGTTGATGCAGGAACCAATAGACTAGTAGGTGTTTTAACAAATACGGACATAGTTAATCTATTTGGTGGCGGTTCAAAATATAACTTGGTTAAATCCAAACACAATGGAAACTTTTACGCGATGATAAATGAACCAATTAAGGAAATAATGACAGAAGACCCGATAAGTGTTAAAGAAACAGCATTAACAAAAGAATTAGTTTCTTTATTCGTTGAAAGATACGGTGGTTTACCAATTGTTACAAAAGAGGACATATTGATAACTTTGGTTACAGAGCGAGATTTATTATTAAAATTAAAAGATAAATTAGATAAAAACTTAAAAATTAAAGATTGTATGACTGAAAATCCTGTATTGGCATCCTTAGGTCAAACTTTAGGTGACGTAGCAAAGGTAATGTTAAGAAATGGATTTAGAAGACTCCCTGTGGCTTCAGAGGGTAATTTAAAAGGAATTATTACATCTACGGACTTCATAAAGCTAATTGGTAGTGATTGGGCATTTGAAAAACTTAAAACAGGAAATATTGAAGAAATAACGGATACAAGAATTAGCGAACTTATGAACAAGGATGTTAAAACATTGAATCCAGAAAATAGCATCATGGAAGCGGTTGACTTAATATTAAACAACAATTTCGGAGCAATTCCTATTGTAGATTCTGAAAATCCTGAAAAAATAGTGGGTATTATCACTGAAAAAGATATATTATCCTGCTTTTGTAAATAA
- a CDS encoding sodium:calcium antiporter, with the protein MFENIITDLPSSLMALVILTLVINWGSSKLGDSLHTLGVKLHIPDSVRGATFDAVSSSFPELVTALVAVLVYNQFSDVGLSTVAGSAIFNILIIPMFSIFFYKAAVNSKNSKNNNNSDNDTISVERKTILRDTLFYVLSIGALIFFTLQGQYTAFSGYILIAIYLAYVVVLYSQYKAHKKEMQQLIQTGEYCDEECELEEDTTYSEIMFWITAGIFIIWFAIDGLVQAAITLSGILSIPVFITSVIIVAACTSIPDTILSVNSAKRGDADGAIANAIGSNIFDICICLGLPMIIAGTVLPVDPSDSLGVLTFVVLSMVTTSGLLLKKKVTKKDAYLMFFVYLVFIAYIVAKTFGIIQI; encoded by the coding sequence ATGTTTGAAAATATAATTACTGACTTACCATCTTCTTTAATGGCTTTGGTAATTTTAACCCTTGTTATAAACTGGGGCTCTTCAAAACTCGGCGATAGTTTGCATACGTTAGGTGTTAAATTACATATTCCAGATTCAGTTAGAGGTGCAACTTTCGATGCAGTAAGTTCCTCATTTCCTGAATTAGTAACTGCATTAGTTGCAGTTTTAGTATACAACCAATTTTCAGATGTTGGTTTATCAACGGTAGCAGGTTCTGCTATTTTTAACATATTAATCATACCAATGTTCTCAATATTCTTCTATAAAGCTGCTGTAAATAGTAAAAACAGTAAAAATAATAACAATAGTGATAACGATACGATTAGTGTTGAGAGAAAAACAATTTTAAGAGATACATTATTCTACGTATTATCCATTGGTGCTTTGATATTTTTCACATTGCAGGGACAATATACTGCTTTTTCAGGCTATATTTTAATAGCTATATATTTAGCGTATGTAGTAGTATTATACTCACAGTATAAAGCTCATAAAAAAGAAATGCAACAATTAATACAAACTGGGGAATATTGCGATGAAGAATGTGAATTAGAAGAAGATACGACCTATTCAGAAATTATGTTCTGGATAACTGCGGGAATCTTTATAATTTGGTTTGCTATTGATGGATTGGTTCAAGCTGCAATTACACTATCGGGAATATTGAGCATACCTGTGTTCATTACCTCGGTTATTATAGTGGCTGCTTGTACATCAATACCTGATACGATATTATCTGTCAATTCCGCTAAGCGTGGGGATGCTGACGGTGCGATAGCTAATGCGATAGGCTCCAACATATTTGACATTTGCATTTGTTTGGGTTTACCAATGATTATTGCGGGAACGGTTTTACCTGTCGATCCATCGGATAGTTTAGGAGTTTTAACCTTTGTAGTACTCTCAATGGTGACTACCTCAGGACTTTTGTTGAAAAAAAAGGTAACAAAAAAAGACGCATATTTGATGTTCTTTGTATATTTGGTATTTATTGCATATATCGTTGCAAAAACTTTCGGCATAATTCAAATTTAA
- a CDS encoding TetR/AcrR family transcriptional regulator → MNNIKLEKDQNIDTRELILQNATELFLNNGYDRTSLNEIAKSSGITKGGIYHYYSSKEKLHDAVIEYIFSKLFDPLVEDVKKEKSFKRVIEIALNLEEEYEEPKTLRDKYKYLKLFIDYLEKTPKSFKEIDSKYNELHKIVEYKFIEAQKEGQVKSDIDPVKFTIKLFSVVTGLRHESNRPDIEKYVSELKNEFATELWDYIKIK, encoded by the coding sequence ATGAATAATATTAAATTAGAAAAAGATCAGAATATAGATACAAGAGAACTAATACTACAAAATGCTACAGAATTATTTTTAAACAATGGTTATGATAGAACTTCCTTAAACGAGATTGCAAAATCTTCAGGAATTACAAAAGGAGGCATTTATCATTACTACAGTAGTAAAGAAAAATTGCATGATGCAGTTATAGAATATATTTTTTCAAAGTTATTTGACCCATTGGTAGAAGATGTAAAAAAAGAAAAATCTTTTAAAAGAGTTATTGAGATAGCTTTGAATTTAGAAGAAGAATATGAAGAACCAAAAACTCTTAGGGATAAATACAAATATTTAAAACTTTTTATTGATTATTTGGAGAAAACTCCTAAATCATTTAAAGAAATTGATAGTAAATATAATGAACTTCACAAAATAGTGGAATATAAATTTATTGAAGCTCAGAAAGAAGGTCAAGTTAAATCAGATATTGATCCTGTGAAATTCACAATAAAGTTATTTTCAGTGGTTACGGGTTTAAGACACGAATCAAACCGACCCGATATTGAGAAATATGTTAGCGAATTAAAAAATGAATTTGCAACTGAATTATGGGACTATATAAAAATCAAATAA
- a CDS encoding CBS domain-containing protein: MNLEVSVTEAMSAPVKTVGLDTTLYEVANTLKEHGIGCLIALNDLQKPVGIITEKDLVLNVVARNLKSKEITVREIISSKKLISISPRSTVMDAAKKMDELTVKRLPVIDGDKLLGIITVSDITKVSPELFNLLLEASIIHTNENEYDFVKKEEMNGICEVCGAQDSVNFVNGKYVCRNCLESGFQSKEEEMNEYEKYSENYEDYEEYEEYQNEDLKE, translated from the coding sequence ATGAATCTCGAAGTTTCAGTTACGGAAGCAATGAGTGCTCCTGTAAAAACCGTAGGGTTGGATACTACACTATATGAAGTGGCCAATACACTAAAAGAACACGGAATCGGTTGTTTAATTGCTCTCAACGATTTACAAAAACCTGTAGGAATAATTACTGAAAAAGATTTAGTTTTAAACGTAGTTGCTAGAAACTTAAAATCAAAAGAAATAACAGTTAGGGAAATAATAAGCTCTAAAAAATTGATATCTATCTCTCCAAGATCCACAGTTATGGATGCAGCTAAAAAAATGGACGAATTAACAGTTAAAAGATTACCTGTTATCGATGGAGACAAATTATTGGGCATTATCACAGTTAGTGATATAACAAAAGTTTCGCCAGAGTTATTTAACTTACTTTTGGAAGCTTCGATAATCCACACTAATGAAAATGAATATGATTTCGTAAAAAAAGAAGAAATGAATGGTATTTGCGAAGTTTGTGGAGCTCAAGACAGTGTAAACTTTGTAAATGGTAAATACGTATGTAGAAACTGTTTAGAAAGTGGATTCCAAAGCAAAGAAGAAGAAATGAACGAATATGAAAAGTATTCTGAAAATTATGAAGATTACGAAGAATACGAAGAATACCAAAATGAAGATTTAAAAGAATAA
- a CDS encoding cupin domain-containing protein, translating to MSNDLKNSKYWVDKLDLEPHIEGGYFKRIYQSSECIHITQLPDYFSNDNEKTDLEYRYLCTAIYYLLEKGQVSKFHRIKSDETWHFYAGNSLNIYTIQNGKIVTNKLGNNLEKGENFQITVPKNTWFAAEPLGDYTLVGCTVSPGFEYVDFKMATLQDLKNSIDEVNLSELTEETFLKFVSTDSKE from the coding sequence ATGAGTAATGACTTAAAAAATTCAAAATACTGGGTTGATAAATTAGACTTAGAACCCCATATTGAAGGTGGGTATTTTAAAAGAATATACCAATCTTCAGAATGTATACATATAACTCAACTTCCCGACTACTTTAGCAATGATAATGAAAAAACAGACTTAGAATATAGATATTTATGCACTGCAATATATTATTTATTGGAAAAAGGGCAAGTTTCAAAATTCCATAGGATAAAATCTGATGAAACTTGGCATTTTTATGCGGGAAATTCACTCAATATTTACACCATTCAAAATGGAAAAATTGTGACAAATAAATTGGGGAATAATTTAGAAAAGGGTGAGAATTTCCAAATAACAGTGCCAAAAAACACATGGTTTGCTGCCGAACCTTTAGGTGACTATACATTAGTTGGTTGTACGGTTTCACCGGGTTTTGAATATGTGGATTTTAAAATGGCAACTTTACAGGATTTAAAAAATAGTATTGATGAAGTTAATTTAAGTGAATTAACTGAAGAGACATTTTTAAAATTTGTTTCAACTGATTCTAAGGAATAA
- a CDS encoding helix-turn-helix domain-containing protein, which produces MTKEEFTESNLSKSIDPPSNFNNNEYNNHDRNEKTAINKECNEPKNDIENIQNVNETSISNISSEIYASDFEIFKSKCRVCSLEEFDPSILKKISALFSSEVRAKIYIFLRMCPESTVEEIAEGTNIYSSTVRDYIVEMYRNDYVIRKKIKKSKFGKKPYVYCAIEPTMMARKVSQSFQEKINLLANIDMFFNPKHEAKTVLVNISNKK; this is translated from the coding sequence ATGACGAAAGAGGAGTTCACAGAAAGTAATCTTAGTAAAAGCATAGACCCCCCTAGTAATTTTAATAATAATGAATATAATAATCACGACCGAAACGAAAAAACAGCTATAAACAAGGAATGTAATGAACCTAAAAATGATATCGAGAATATTCAAAATGTAAATGAAACAAGCATTTCAAACATTTCTAGTGAAATATATGCCTCAGATTTTGAAATCTTTAAATCAAAATGTAGGGTCTGTAGTTTAGAAGAGTTTGATCCCAGCATATTAAAGAAAATATCTGCTCTATTTTCAAGCGAAGTAAGGGCTAAAATATATATATTCTTAAGAATGTGTCCAGAAAGTACCGTGGAAGAAATAGCTGAGGGTACCAATATATATTCATCTACGGTTAGAGACTATATTGTCGAAATGTATCGAAACGATTACGTAATTAGAAAAAAAATCAAAAAAAGCAAATTTGGTAAAAAACCATACGTTTATTGTGCAATAGAACCTACAATGATGGCTAGAAAGGTATCTCAATCATTCCAGGAGAAAATAAACTTATTGGCAAATATAGATATGTTCTTTAATCCAAAGCACGAAGCAAAAACAGTCCTTGTAAATATTAGTAACAAAAAATAG
- a CDS encoding KH domain-containing protein, giving the protein MLDYENIEVVKIPKERTGVLIGKGGDTKKKIEETLGIEIEIDEEGEVTIYSTDEQKDALSLWKARDIVKAIGRGFSPEKSLKLLSDTYMCEIMDISEYANSEKAMMRLKGRIIGSGGKSRRYIEELTGTYISVYGKTVSILGEFEQVQISKDAIEMILKGTSHAKMYKFLERHRQSVKRRELELWK; this is encoded by the coding sequence ATGCTTGATTATGAAAATATCGAAGTTGTGAAAATTCCAAAAGAAAGAACTGGTGTCTTAATTGGAAAAGGTGGAGATACCAAGAAAAAAATAGAAGAAACTCTTGGTATTGAAATAGAAATAGACGAAGAAGGGGAAGTTACAATATATTCAACTGATGAACAAAAAGATGCCCTTTCTTTATGGAAAGCTAGAGACATTGTAAAGGCTATCGGTAGAGGATTTAGCCCAGAAAAATCTTTAAAATTACTTTCTGACACATACATGTGTGAAATAATGGATATTTCAGAATATGCAAATTCAGAAAAGGCTATGATGAGATTAAAAGGTAGGATAATCGGCAGTGGTGGAAAATCTAGAAGATATATTGAAGAATTAACTGGAACTTACATTTCAGTTTATGGTAAAACTGTTTCTATCTTGGGAGAATTTGAACAAGTTCAGATATCAAAAGATGCTATAGAAATGATATTAAAAGGTACTTCACACGCTAAGATGTACAAATTCCTTGAAAGACACAGACAAAGTGTAAAAAGAAGAGAATTAGAATTATGGAAGTAA
- a CDS encoding CatB-related O-acetyltransferase: MDNSSAHDFGKNVTIEEIDNPLVEIGEYTYYSGYYHGHSFRDCIMYLDEQDKDKDVDKLIIGKFCSIASGVKFIMGGNQGHRYDYISAYPLSIVSNNPVDLDTEVPETFVKKGDTIIGNDVWIGAESLIMPGVKIGDGAVIGTRSLVTKDVAPYSIVGGCPAKVIKKRFSDEKIELLLDIKWWNWDIEKIRASIPILMSDNFEALNGLEKL; encoded by the coding sequence ATTGATAATTCAAGTGCTCACGATTTTGGAAAAAACGTTACAATCGAGGAAATAGACAACCCTTTGGTAGAAATCGGAGAATATACCTACTATTCCGGCTACTATCACGGTCATTCATTTAGGGACTGTATCATGTACTTAGATGAACAAGACAAGGATAAAGATGTAGACAAACTAATAATCGGTAAGTTTTGTAGTATCGCGTCGGGTGTAAAATTTATAATGGGGGGCAATCAAGGACACCGTTATGATTATATTTCAGCTTATCCCCTATCTATCGTATCAAATAACCCCGTTGATTTAGATACTGAAGTCCCTGAAACTTTTGTAAAAAAAGGTGACACCATAATCGGTAACGACGTTTGGATAGGTGCCGAATCTCTCATCATGCCAGGCGTAAAAATTGGAGACGGTGCCGTAATCGGTACTAGAAGCCTCGTAACCAAAGATGTAGCACCATACTCGATTGTAGGCGGTTGCCCTGCAAAGGTAATTAAAAAAAGGTTCAGCGATGAAAAAATAGAACTTTTATTAGATATAAAATGGTGGAATTGGGATATCGAAAAAATAAGAGCTTCTATTCCCATATTAATGAGTGATAATTTTGAAGCATTAAACGGATTAGAAAAATTATAA
- a CDS encoding efflux RND transporter permease subunit: MIKKVLGKIAHISEKRPFLVVAIVMLITVFMSIMAGNVKTETGYESMLPDDNPVIQALDDVRDKFGGSSVINVAVKLTPSDNSNRVNDIRDPEVLHAVDYIIKDIETMDSITRVSATSDVIIQKNGGIIPNDIQTVKNILKELPEDSKSKVFGNDYTMILISANTNADSARQKELARDLMDRVKEAPLPPGTVAVVTGSPAISETMNQLMDEGMVVTSVFAMVIIFLILLLYFKSPIKSLLPLIPVVIAVIWSQGSMGILNIPRDMASSLVSSLLLGLGIDYGIHLYHRYKEEMKLGNSLEKSIETAVVSTGSAVLVTTATTVAGFAALTIAPLPMMANMGITCALGIAFSMIVVIILLPALIVIDEKHTPKLLNGLKFLKNKILKED; this comes from the coding sequence ATGATAAAAAAAGTACTTGGCAAGATAGCCCATATTTCGGAAAAGAGACCGTTCTTGGTTGTTGCTATCGTAATGCTTATAACAGTTTTTATGAGCATCATGGCAGGAAATGTCAAGACTGAAACGGGCTATGAATCAATGCTACCAGATGATAACCCCGTCATACAAGCACTTGATGATGTGAGGGATAAATTTGGCGGTAGTAGTGTCATAAACGTTGCAGTTAAACTGACACCATCGGATAACTCTAATCGGGTAAATGATATCCGAGACCCCGAAGTTTTACACGCTGTCGATTATATAATTAAAGACATAGAAACTATGGATTCTATTACGAGAGTTTCAGCTACTTCTGATGTCATTATTCAAAAAAATGGTGGAATAATACCGAATGATATTCAAACGGTTAAAAATATCCTTAAGGAATTACCTGAAGACTCTAAATCAAAAGTATTCGGTAATGACTACACGATGATATTAATTTCTGCAAATACGAATGCAGATTCCGCTAGACAAAAAGAACTTGCAAGGGATTTAATGGATAGAGTTAAAGAAGCTCCATTACCACCTGGAACTGTAGCAGTTGTTACAGGCTCCCCTGCGATTAGCGAAACAATGAATCAGTTGATGGACGAAGGAATGGTAGTCACATCAGTATTTGCGATGGTTATCATATTCCTTATATTATTACTATACTTTAAAAGCCCAATAAAATCATTATTGCCCCTTATACCAGTTGTTATAGCAGTAATATGGTCACAGGGTTCTATGGGTATCTTAAACATACCAAGAGATATGGCGAGCTCATTAGTTTCATCTTTATTGCTTGGTTTAGGTATTGACTATGGTATACACCTTTACCACAGATATAAGGAAGAAATGAAACTTGGAAACTCACTTGAAAAATCAATTGAAACTGCGGTTGTATCCACCGGTAGTGCTGTATTGGTAACTACTGCAACGACTGTGGCAGGTTTTGCAGCTCTTACAATAGCTCCATTGCCAATGATGGCTAACATGGGGATTACATGTGCATTAGGTATTGCATTCAGTATGATTGTGGTAATTATTTTATTACCTGCATTGATTGTGATAGATGAAAAACACACGCCAAAATTATTAAATGGACTAAAATTCTTAAAAAATAAAATACTTAAAGAAGATTAA
- a CDS encoding 6-carboxytetrahydropterin synthase encodes MIIELNGIYGGLRFSAAHIVFGHESCGVIHGHSYYIDVKLSGEQTGQFNFVCDFKVIKNIVKELANEMDHKLLVPKYHPEVKYEIKDDYLFMEYNHNGTLKKYMFPCCDVLMLPLKSTTAEEMSEYFGEHIKNGLDKLGLLGSIEWIETTVNEGIGQGARSNLLVK; translated from the coding sequence ATGATTATCGAATTAAATGGAATTTATGGCGGTTTGAGATTTTCAGCAGCTCACATCGTGTTTGGACACGAAAGTTGCGGTGTAATTCACGGTCATTCATATTATATTGATGTTAAATTGTCAGGAGAACAAACAGGACAGTTTAATTTTGTATGCGATTTTAAAGTTATTAAAAACATTGTAAAAGAGCTTGCAAATGAAATGGACCATAAATTATTAGTTCCAAAATACCACCCTGAAGTAAAATACGAAATAAAAGACGATTACTTGTTTATGGAGTACAACCATAACGGAACGCTTAAAAAATATATGTTCCCTTGTTGTGACGTTTTAATGTTGCCTTTAAAATCCACAACTGCTGAAGAAATGTCAGAATACTTCGGAGAACACATTAAAAATGGTTTGGACAAGTTAGGGCTTTTGGGTAGTATAGAATGGATAGAAACAACTGTAAATGAAGGCATTGGACAAGGTGCAAGAAGTAACCTTCTCGTAAAATAA